CATGCCATCGCCAACGGCGTCTATGTCTGTGCAGTCAATCGCGTCGGGCACGAAGTCCTGGCCGGAGAAGGGCTGGAGTTCTGGGGCGGCTCGTTCCTCTGCGACCCCTTCGGGCGCATTCTCGCCAAAGCCAGCCACGACCGGGAGGAAATCCTTTTGGCCTCCTGCGACCGCCGTCTGCTCGAAGACGTCCGCCGCCATTGGCCCTTCCTGCGCGACCGCCGCATCGATGCCTACGCCGACCTCACCCGCCGGGCCTTGACCTAGCGGGGCCATCCCGACCTTGTCTTTCGTCGCGGACCCTTGCGAAGTGTACCGAACGTGTGAAGAACTAGCTGCCCGTCATTCCTGGAGCTACAACGATGCCATACTACCTTCCGAGCCATCGGCTGCCCCTATCTCTCCGAGCCATACGATTCGCCATGCTTGCAGTGCTGGCGGCTTCCCCTGTTTGGGGCTGGCTCGGCTTCTGGGGCTTGTGCAATACACCGCAGCCCGGCTTGGCCGCAGAGGCGGACCCACCCGCGGGACAGACAACCGGGCAAACGGTCTGGAAACCCGCCCCCGCTCCGCTGATGACCCGCTGGGGCCGGCAAGTCACGCCGGAGAACCCTTGGCCGGAGTATCCCCGCCCGCAACTGGTGCGCCGCCATTGGCTCAATCTCAACGGCTTGTGGGACTATGCCATCACGCCGCGCCAGGAAATGTTCCCGCGCGAGTGGCAGGGGAAAATCCTCGTCCCCTACCCAGTCGAATCGGCCCTGTCGGGAGTCGGAAAGAGCGTCGCGCCGGACCAGCATCTGTGGTACCGCCGCCACTTTGAGGTGCCCGCCGCGTGGAAAGGACAGCGCATTTGGCTCCGCTTCCAGGCGGTCGATTGGGAAGCCACAGTCTGGCTCAATGGCCGCAAGCTCGGCACTCACCGCGGCATGTCCGACCCCTTCGGCTTCGACATCACCGAGGCCCTCCAGCCCGGCAGCAATGAGCTGATCGTGCGCGTCTGGGACCCGACCGACACCGCCGCCCAACCCCGTGGCAAGCAAGTCCGCAAACCGCATGGCATCTGGTACACCGCCGTCACCGGCATCTGGCAGACCGTCTGGCTGGAACCGGTTCCCCCTGGCGGAATCCAAGGTCTGCACTTCACCACAGACATCACGCGCGGAGAGGTTACGGTCCATCCCCACGGCTTGCAGGATAAGGACCGCTACCGTGTCAGCGTGCGCCTCGGCTCGCAAACCCTCCTCCAGCAAACCTCCGCAGATTCTCGCCCCCTCACTTTTCGCCTGGAGCAACCGCGCCTCTGGACCCCCGATACGCCTGCCCTTTACGACGTCACCCTGGAAGTGCTCCGGGGAGAGGAGGTGAGCGATCAGGTTGAGAGCTATTTTGCTTTCCGCAGCGTGTCGGTGGGCAAGGACCGCCAGGGTTTCCTCCGCATTCTGCTCAACGGCCAGCCGCTGTTCCAATTGGGCACTCTGGATCAAGGCTGGTGGCCAGACGGACTGCTCACCCCGCCTTCGGATGAGGCCATGCGCTATGACCTGGAGGTGCTGAAGCAACTCGGCTTCAACATGCTCCGCAAGCACATCAAGGTGGAACCGGCGCGGTATTACTATCACTGCGATCGGCTCGGCTTGCTCGTCTGGCAAGATATGCCCAGCGGGGGCGTCCCGGAACGCGGCCACTTCCTGCCGCCGCAAGCCCCGCAGGACGCCCGGCTGACCGAGGAGGAAAAGCGTCAATTCCGCGGCGAACTGCAGGCCATGATCGATCACCTGCGCTTCTTCCCCTGCATCGTGGTCTGGGTGCCCTTCAACGAGGGCTGGGGGCAGCACGACACCAACGACATTCTCCGATTCGTCAAAACTTATGATCCGACCCGGCTGGTCGATGGCCCCAGCGGCTGGGCCGACCGCGGCTTCGGCGACCTCAAGGACCTGCACAGCTATCCGGGACCGGCGATGTTCCCGCCCCTGCCCGATCGCGTCAGCGTGCTCGGCGAGTTCGGCGGCCTGGGACTGCCCATCCCCGGCCATCTCTGGAAAAACACCGACAACTGGGGCTACCGCACCTATCGCACCACCGAGGAGTTGCGCCAGCACTACGCCGCTCTCATCCGGCGTTTGCACCCGCTCATCGCTAAGGGACTCGCCGCCGCGGTCTATACTCAAACCACCGATGTGGAAGTCGAAGTCAACGGTCTGCTCACCTACGACCGGGCGGTGCTCAAACTCGACCCGGAACAGACCCGCCGCTGGCACCGCGCCCTCTTCGGACCTATTCCCCGCTACCGGGAATGGATTCCCACCTCCGAGCAGGCGGGCCGTCCCTGGCGCTACACTCTGCGTCCGCCCGCCGAGGGCTGGGAAAAGCCCGACTTCGACGACCGCACATGGACCGAAGGCAGCGGCGGTTTCGGCACGAAAGGGACGCCGGGCGCTGTCGTGCGCACGGAGTGGAAAACCGCGGACATTTGGCTGCGCGGCGTCTGGGAACTCCAGGAACAGCCCCGCGGGGAGCTGTGGCTCCGCATCCATCACGATGAAGACGCGGAGGTGTACCTCAACGGCATCCTCGCCGCCCGCCTGACCGGTTACACCACCGACTACGTGGAAATTCCCCTCCCGGAATCCGCCCGGCAAGCGCTCCGGCCAGGCAAAAACATCGTCGCCGTCCATTGCCGCCAAACCCGCGGGGGGCAATACATCGACCTCGGGTTGGGTGAGCTGCTGCCTGCGGAAAAATAACACCGCTGCCTAACTGCGATGGCTCGATAGCAGCGAGGAGCCTCGCACCGCTTCGGTCCGGCGCTTGTGCCTCTCAGGCACACTGGGCCGACAGACGCATGTCAGAGCCGCACGCCCCTATGGCAAGTGTGCGCTTCCTGCTCCTGGCCCTGGCATAAGAAGCCCAACTCCTCAACTCATCACGTGGGAAATAGTTAGGCCTCGGTGTGATCGCCGCCGGAAACTTCGGCACTCCATCTGCAATCTAAACCGGTGCCGATGGGCCATCGAAGCGGTCCCGATGGCCTTCCCAGGAGAGGTTGGAGGTACTGGAAAGGAGGGTAGCACCATGGCAACGGCTTTGACTCGGTGGCGTCCCACGACATGGGGATTGCTGGAATCCTTCCGGCGCGAAATGGACGATTTGATGGCGCGCTTCTTCGGAGAAGAGGGGAACGGCGAGGCGTTGACCACTTGGGCACCCCGTGTGGACGTGGAGGAGACGGAGAAGGAAATCCTCGTCAAGGCAGACCTGCCGGGCGTGGACCCCAAGAATGTGGAAATTGCCATTGAAAACGGGGTGCTGACCATCCGCGGCGAACGCAAGGAGGAACGGGAAGAGAAGAAGAAGAACTATCACCGCGTCGAGCGCTTCATGGGCACCTTCTATCGCGCGATCCCGCTGCCTCCGGGCGTTGATGCGGATAAGGTCACAGCCACCAGCTCCCAAGGCGTGGTCACCATCACCGTCCCCAAGAAACCAGAAGCGCAGCCCAAGAAAATCGTCGTCACCCCAAAATGACGGCGCCAGGATGGTGGGCACGACTGCGTGACGCCTTCCGGCGGCTCTGTGAGAGGTGACCTTTTCCCCTCCTAACTCTCATGCCTCACTCATGAGGCGGGAGTATAACACAGAACACGCAGTGTCAAGGAAGGTACAGGGCAGAGAAAATCCCGAGGCGAGGAGGCCCCGGCAGTAAACGCCGACCCTCGCCTCGCCGTTTTTTGGACCAATCCCCTGAACGAACGCTCAAGTTGGGCGAACAGCCAAGCGGGTTCAGAGCGCATACGGTGAGGCCAAACACGTTTTCCGGCAGCATCCGCAAAGAAACAGGAGTTATGCCGCTATGTCGCTTTTCGAGAGTGGGCTGGGCAGGACGGAGCTATCCGACTCGTCGATGGCGCCCTTTCCGCCGGAGCCGCCCAGCAGTGGTAGTCTGCCGAGCGGAAACTCCCAAGACGAAGTGGAGATTCCCCTGCGTCCCGGTTTGAGCCTGCCCGGTACGTTGTGGCTGCCGCACAAGCCGCGGGGAATCGTGGTCTTCGCCCACGGCAGCGGCAGCAGCCGCCACAGCCCGCGGAATCGCTACGTGGCCTCGGTGCTGGTCGAGGCGGGGTTTGCGGCTTTGCTCTTTGACTTGCTGACCGGTCTTGAAGCAAGCGATCGCCGCAAGGTTTTTGACATCGAACTTTTAGCGGACCGTTTGGTGCAAGCAGCGACATGGGCGGTGCAGCAACCGCGGATCACCGGCTTGCCGTGTGGCCTCTTTGGGGCGAGCACGGGCAGTGCGGCGGCTTTGCTGGCGGCTGCAAGCCATCCGTCGCTCGTGGCGGCCATCGTCTCCCGCGGCGGGCGGCCCGACCTGGCGAGTCAGGACCTCCCCTTCGTCCGCGCCCCCACCCTGCTGATCGTCGGCGAAAATGATGAACCAGTCCTCACCTGGAACCGCCAGGCCTTCGACCTGCTGACCTGCCCCAAAGAGTTGGTGGTCATACCAGGAGCGACCCACCTGTTCGAGGAACCTGGCGCGTTGGAGCAAGTCGCCGAACTGGCCCGCGATTGGTTCCTCCGCTACTTGCTTTCCCCTTCTCCACCGCCGCCTGACGACATCCCCAAGGTGGAGGATTGGGTGTAGGCCCGGCATTCTTCTCCGTAGGCTCAGCATTCTTCTTCCTAACGTGAATGCCGGGGTGCAGACCCGCCCGGTTTGGCCGCCAGGGTTTTCGGCACGGGAAACTCCGCCTGCTGGGGCGGGCGCAACCCCAAATAGTGAGCGAAGATGGCGGCGATCGCTTGCGGCGTCGTGGCTTCGTGGCGCACACCGCCGGCGATGCCCGGACCGTAAACCAAAAGCGGTACATGGGTGTCATAACTGAAAGGCGCGCCGTGCGTCGTGCCCGTGCTGGGGGTGGCCGGATTGGACGAGCGGGGCAGGCAATAGGGTTTGAGCACGATCACGACATCGCCGCAGCGGTGAGGATGGAAAGAGCGCGCCATGCGCCGCCCCACGGTCTCCGTGGCCGGGAAGCCTTGAACCAGCTCCTTACGAGTCCAGGCGCGGTACACCTCGGCCTGCTCGTTCAGAAAGCGAGCCGTTTCCTGGGCCACTTCCTCACGGCTTTTCCCCACTGCTGCTACCACACGCGGATTCAAATACAGCCACGGCAGCGAGACCGCCTCGAACCAACTTGCCCGCCGGCCCAGGGCGCTGCCTTCCTCCGTCTTCAGGGCGTAAACGCGGTTGAGATGCTCCTGAGTCTGCTCCAACAGGCGGCGGACCTCAACCCTCTGAGCGTAAATCTGGCGCTGGCGCGAGACCTCCGGCAGCGGGCAGATGCCATGATCCGCCGTCAAGGCGAGCAGATACTTCCCCCGCCCCACCTGGGCATCCAGGAACTGGAGCAAGTCCGCCACGATCCGATCGCTGCGCAGGGTGATGTCCAGCACCTCTTGCGAATCCGGCCCCCACGTGTGGCCCACCAGGTCGTTGGACGAAAAGCTGATGACCAACAGATCGGGGATGTCATCGCTGCCGAGCTTTTCCGCAGTGATGCAAGCCTTGGCGAACTCCGCGAGCAGCTCATTGCCGAAGGGGGAGTTGGCCAGAGCTTCGTAGTATTCCCGTCCCGGTGCGCGCCGTTGCGGCGGATGGAGCGGATGGGGGAAGGTCCGCCCCTGGGACCAGCCCCGCGCTGGGTCCTTCGCAGCGGTCACCCGCGCGCCGATGCCTTCGCCCTCCTGATCATCTGGCCCGCTCCAGCGCGTGTAATCGATGTCCTTGCGGTAGCGTTCCCAGGACTGGCCAAACCACCGCTGCACCACCTGGTGGCGTTCAAAGGCCTCGACCCACTCCGGGAGCCGTTCAGCGTAGTAAGTCGAGGTGACGAAGCGCTGAGTGAACCAGTAGGCGCCATCGGGACGGCGTCCGACGGGGAGAATCGCCGAGCGATCCTTGAGCGACAGGCCAAAGATTTTGGCCGCGGGATGGGCACTGCGTAAAACGTCCGCCACCGTTTCCGCCAGGAGCCGGTCCGGGGTCCCCGCCTGAGGCACACGCGGCTTGGCAGCAGGGGACGGCGTTTCCGCCTCGTTCCCTTTGCTATCCTTGGGAACCGCAGGCACCAGCCGATAGCGCGATGACGTGGCGCAATACACCTCCTCGCCGTCCTCGTACCAGTTATTGTTGACGATGCCGTGACGATCGGGACAGGTACCAGTTAGGATCGAGGCATGGCCGGGACCAGTAGTCGTCACGCCGTAGGGGTAATGGCAGTGGATGAACCACGCGCCCTCCTGTTGCAAGCGGCGGAAACCATCCGGTCCCCAAAGCGGTTCCCAGCGCTCCAGGAAATCTCCGCGGAGTTGATCGAAAACCAGCAGCACCGCTAAGCGCACTTTCGGATTCGCGACCGCTGACCCAGAAGACCCTCCGACCGTCTGGCTTATCTCCCCGGCGACCGAGATGCCCGCCGTCGGGGTCAACTGCCACAGTCCCGCCAGGATCGCCAGTAAACCCGCCAAAGCTACGTGCGCGCGCATCTGCTCCCCTCCTCTTGCTGGAATGCCCCGCTTCATGCCGCCTCGAACGCCGCTGCCCCGCTCCTCCTGGAACATCCCGCCCCACACCTCAGCATCCTGCTAAAGGCTGTCCTAGCGACGCAGCCCCACCCTTGTCGCCGAATTTTCCAGGAAGAGGCAATGAAGAAGTCCAGGGCGGCTGACGCCGCTTCAGGAAGACGGATGGCCCGGCGCGTCCTTCTTCCGGGCGGCCCAATGCCGGGCAAACTCCTCGATAGCGCGTTCCTGCTCCGCCGTTTCGATCGACCCTGGCCGCAGGCTGCGCACCGTCGCAATCGCGTCCTGCGGCGAGTAGCCCTGACTGACCAG
This Thermogemmata fonticola DNA region includes the following protein-coding sequences:
- a CDS encoding alkaline phosphatase family protein, which translates into the protein MRAHVALAGLLAILAGLWQLTPTAGISVAGEISQTVGGSSGSAVANPKVRLAVLLVFDQLRGDFLERWEPLWGPDGFRRLQQEGAWFIHCHYPYGVTTTGPGHASILTGTCPDRHGIVNNNWYEDGEEVYCATSSRYRLVPAVPKDSKGNEAETPSPAAKPRVPQAGTPDRLLAETVADVLRSAHPAAKIFGLSLKDRSAILPVGRRPDGAYWFTQRFVTSTYYAERLPEWVEAFERHQVVQRWFGQSWERYRKDIDYTRWSGPDDQEGEGIGARVTAAKDPARGWSQGRTFPHPLHPPQRRAPGREYYEALANSPFGNELLAEFAKACITAEKLGSDDIPDLLVISFSSNDLVGHTWGPDSQEVLDITLRSDRIVADLLQFLDAQVGRGKYLLALTADHGICPLPEVSRQRQIYAQRVEVRRLLEQTQEHLNRVYALKTEEGSALGRRASWFEAVSLPWLYLNPRVVAAVGKSREEVAQETARFLNEQAEVYRAWTRKELVQGFPATETVGRRMARSFHPHRCGDVVIVLKPYCLPRSSNPATPSTGTTHGAPFSYDTHVPLLVYGPGIAGGVRHEATTPQAIAAIFAHYLGLRPPQQAEFPVPKTLAAKPGGSAPRHSR
- a CDS encoding Hsp20/alpha crystallin family protein, yielding MATALTRWRPTTWGLLESFRREMDDLMARFFGEEGNGEALTTWAPRVDVEETEKEILVKADLPGVDPKNVEIAIENGVLTIRGERKEEREEKKKNYHRVERFMGTFYRAIPLPPGVDADKVTATSSQGVVTITVPKKPEAQPKKIVVTPK
- a CDS encoding glycoside hydrolase family 2 protein, which produces MPYYLPSHRLPLSLRAIRFAMLAVLAASPVWGWLGFWGLCNTPQPGLAAEADPPAGQTTGQTVWKPAPAPLMTRWGRQVTPENPWPEYPRPQLVRRHWLNLNGLWDYAITPRQEMFPREWQGKILVPYPVESALSGVGKSVAPDQHLWYRRHFEVPAAWKGQRIWLRFQAVDWEATVWLNGRKLGTHRGMSDPFGFDITEALQPGSNELIVRVWDPTDTAAQPRGKQVRKPHGIWYTAVTGIWQTVWLEPVPPGGIQGLHFTTDITRGEVTVHPHGLQDKDRYRVSVRLGSQTLLQQTSADSRPLTFRLEQPRLWTPDTPALYDVTLEVLRGEEVSDQVESYFAFRSVSVGKDRQGFLRILLNGQPLFQLGTLDQGWWPDGLLTPPSDEAMRYDLEVLKQLGFNMLRKHIKVEPARYYYHCDRLGLLVWQDMPSGGVPERGHFLPPQAPQDARLTEEEKRQFRGELQAMIDHLRFFPCIVVWVPFNEGWGQHDTNDILRFVKTYDPTRLVDGPSGWADRGFGDLKDLHSYPGPAMFPPLPDRVSVLGEFGGLGLPIPGHLWKNTDNWGYRTYRTTEELRQHYAALIRRLHPLIAKGLAAAVYTQTTDVEVEVNGLLTYDRAVLKLDPEQTRRWHRALFGPIPRYREWIPTSEQAGRPWRYTLRPPAEGWEKPDFDDRTWTEGSGGFGTKGTPGAVVRTEWKTADIWLRGVWELQEQPRGELWLRIHHDEDAEVYLNGILAARLTGYTTDYVEIPLPESARQALRPGKNIVAVHCRQTRGGQYIDLGLGELLPAEK